The genomic stretch TGCAATAAGGTATCGGGAATTTCTACCGATGATTTTGCCCAATAATTTTTCCACCATTGTACATGCGAAGGCAATATTTTTTGATAGCCGTGCGCTAATTTATCCGTACATATTTTCTCGGCAACGTAATTTTTTTTTTCGTCTTTTTGATAAGAAGCGATGCTCCAAATGCCTTCGAGCGTATCGTTTTTATATTTCCACGAAATGCTTACTTCATAACGAAAACCATTGCTGCCGGGTTGTATGTAAGTGATATGATGTTTATCTTTTTCAACCATTCCCTTGGCATAACCCAAATTAACCAAAGCCTGACCATTAACCGTACTGTTGCCATTATTTTCTTTTTTAAGTTGATAAGCGGGCATTAATAATTGCGGCAATATTCCGGGAGAAACGTGTATAAGCCGAAACGCGCCAAACGGCTCTGTTGCGTGAATAAAAGCATCTAATTTTGCACCGTTTTTCCAAATAACTTTTGCCGTTGCCGTAGCAATATCCACCGAAGCAGAATTTACTTCGCCTAAAGAAGCAATATTAAACTCCAGCGCGGCGGCGGGTATTTTGGTAGGGTAGGGAATAGCGTCGTAAGGCACATCGCCGAGCTGCTGAACGGTGTCGTATTGATGTTTCATTACTTGCTGTTCTACCCATTTGAAATTGAATTTAGAAATATCGAGCGCTTGCCTTTCGTCCCACAAGTCGGCTCTGTCTATGGAGAAACGCAGAGCATCGCCTTTTTGCCAAATGAGCGCGCCCAACATTCCGTTGCCCAAAGGCAAAGCTTCGTCCCAGCGTTTCGGTAATGAAGCAAATGTAATGTTGTACCCGGGCAAAGACTGAGCTTGTACAGATAAACTACATACAATAAAAATGATAACTGGCATGCCCTTTTTCATCCGTAATTTTTTATCTTGGTTAAAAGCAAAAACGTCTTATTCAAATCCCAGTTCTGCAATAGTTGGACTTTGATTATCTACGGTGTGCAAAATGCCGAATTTAAAATACCTTGCATTAACTGTAGCCGAAAATGTTACAGTTTGTAAATTAAGGCTTGCCTTTATATTGGAAAACTCGCCTGATGAAAGCTTGCTCCACGTTTTTCCGTCAGCGCTTGCAGAAAGTTCATATCTGTCGATAATGCCGCCGGTTTGATTGTCTTGTCTTGGCAAATAACTGAAAGAAGAAATGGTTTTTGTTTTGCCTAAATCAACAATTACATTCTGTGGGAAATTTGCATTGTTGCTTTGCCAGAATGTTGCGGAGTTATTATCAATAATGGCATTTGCATTTTTGATATTGGTAATTTTCCAATCCGATTTTGAAACGGTTTTTTCTTTCTTACGAACAGTTTCATATTCACTCAAATCAGGCTGACTGAATAAGGCGAAATCGCTCAAAGCCACGCATACCGGCGATTTTACAACGGTCAATCTTAATTTGTTTGTCGTAATTTTTTTGTTCAGCAGTACCAGTCGTTCACTGCCAATGCTGTTAGCGCCTGCAATGTTTTGCCATTGATTATCGATAAAAGCATCAATGGAAACAGAATCAATACGCTGACCGAGTTTTGTATTTTCTTTCAAACGAATAATATCAAATGTCCTTGCTTCGGGCAGCGTTATAGTGAGTTGAGGTGTGTGAATATCATCATCTGTAGCCCAATAACTAAATTGATCATTGTCCAATAAATTTTTTGTTCCGTAGTGTTTATTATCATTGCCGCGAACGTTGGAAGCCTTGATGCGTGCGCCTTTCGCAAGGTTTACGGCGAATGTTTCTTTGAGAACATCCCCAAATTCTTTTAAGTTAATGGAATCTGTTTTATAAACCAATCCGTCTCTGTCCGGCGGCACATTCAATATTAACGCAGCACCACGACCAACAGTAACCAGGTAATGTTTCCACAGATCTGCTACAGAACGCACTTTATCGTTTTGACTCTGATGCCAAAACCATCCCGGACGTATAGAAAGGTCAGACTCCGCCGGCATCCAGTATCGTCCGTTACGTGTACCATTTGTTGAAAGTTCGGACTTAATAGTTCCATTTGACGGCGCTTTACCGGGAATGTTGGATATTGGTGTAAACGTTTGCCAGCAGGGGATTCCGGCATAGCCTTGTTCATTGCCCACCCAGCGAAGGTCGGCACCTATGTCGCCGAAAATCAATGCGTGCGGTTGTAATTTCCGTTCCAGTTGCCACACGCTCGGCCAGTTGTAATAAGTAGTGCGGTCTATTTTTCTTTCTTCTCGCGCACCGCCGTAATAGCCGTCTCCACCGTTGGCGCCATCGTGCCATATTTCAAAAACAGGTCCGTAATTGGTAAGCAATTCTTTTAATTGTTCGCGATATATTTTGTTTACATAATCCTGCGTTCCGTAGCTTGGATTATTTCTGTCCCAGGGCGAGAGATATACGCCAAAGCGCAATCCGTATTTACGGCAGGCTTCTTCGATTTCTTTTACCAAATCGCCTTTGCCGTTGCGGAACGGGCTTTTTGTAATATTATGTTCTGTGGTTTTGGTGGGCCACAAGCAAAAACCATCGTGATGCTTGCACGTAAGCACAATGCCCGTAAAGCCGCCCTGCTTGATGCTGCGTACAATTTGGTCGGCATCGAAATGTTTGGGATTGAAAAGCGCAGGGTCTTCATCGCCATAACCCCATTCTTTATCAGTAAAAGTATTGAGTCCGAAATGAATAAAAGCATACAAATTATTTTCCTGCCAGTTCAACTGGTTTTCATTGGGCAATACGCCGTAAGGCTTGGGCGGCGCTATTTTTTGCGCGCTGATAACTGTTACAAACAAGCAAAACGTAAGCAGAAATGCAAACAATATTTTTTTATTCATCATTATAATTGTTTTTAAATTAAAATAAAAATAGGTTACAACAAGCAATATTAATTAGCCTGTCCCTATTTATTTTATGTGAAAAAATATTTTACTAATTTACCATGTATTTTCTCAGTTCATATTTCTGATTTCAGTTTCAGAGAGAACACGGTTCCAAATCTTCAGTTCATCTATTTTGCCATTAAAACCACCTACTTGCTGAAGCGGGAAAAATAAAGTTTCGACCAATCTTCTTTTGGTGCTGTCCTTATCATGGAATTGAATAAAATGATCGTAAAGATGATCTTGCAATTTACCGTTTACATACAAATCCGTACCCTTATTTGTTCCGGCTATAACTATGTGTGTCCATACATTTGCCGGTACGGCATAATTAAAGCTAAAATTATAGCCGTCTCTTGAAAAGCCCATTAATCCGGAGTTGCCTTGTTTAAGTTTAAGCACCGCATCCGGCGATGAAAATATAGAAGCATTGTCATTATTATTACCGGAAGGATTGATGAAAAAAGAAACGGTGTAATTATAACCGGCTTCTGTAACAAGAAGCTCGGCATAACTATTTTTCCCGTCGAATAAAAGTGCGTGCCCTTTCAAGCCTTTTACAAAAGAAGCATTTACCGTTTTTATTTGTTTGCCGGCTTTGTCAAAACTAAAATACAAAGTGCTATCCGGCAACCTTCCGCGAATATTGAGTCCGGGGCCTTCCCCAACCAACAAGCTTGAGTCTTTAAATGCATCAAATGCCATTTTGGGTTTGTTGCCGTTCCACATTTTCTGCGACAATACCTGCACGGCAGGAAAAACACGGTCGTTTACGTCTTTTTCGCTTACACCGTTGCCCACGACATCGTTCCACTCGGCAAAAGCAGCCCCTTCAATGGTAGGATCGCCTGCTTTGAAATGAACGTTACCCACAGAAACCAGAGGCGACCATTCATTATAAAGCTTTTTCAGGTCGAGATAATCGTAATAATAGCCGGCAGCCGGCACGATATACAACCAGGCATCCGGTGTACTGATTTGTCTGAAACCCAGTCTTTTCATTTCGCGCGGTTCAGAGAAATCCTTAGACCAAATATCTATTGTAACGCCCTTGCTTCGTACAGGCGTCTTTCCCGGCGACCAGGTTAAACCACCCCACATTCTCACTTCTTTTCCGTAAGACTGGACAAATTTTATCATACGATCTGTAAAAGCCCGATAAGCCTCCGCATCTTTTTTGTTATATTCGTCTGTCCCTATATTTACTGCAGGGCCGGTAAACACAGGATGAGGACCTTCCAGATATTCCCTGAACACTTGTTGGATAACGGAATCGGTAAGCGGATTGTGCAAGTCCAAATGATCGCGCCCGTATTCCTTGCTTCCGATAGCAGGAACCGCTTTGGTAAATGCCAGCGAATGCGCAGGAACATCTATTTCGGGAACAATATTCACACCGTACTCATCGGCCAGTTTTTGTAAATCACGGAACTCTTGCTTCGTGTAAGAGCCGTCTTTGGCGGTCAAACCCGGGAAGCTTTCATTTTCCAATCTGAACGCCGAATAGGTGCTGTCCCAGTTGTAACCGAAAAAAGAATTAAAGCCGTTATCGTTCAAATGAATCTGGAAATCGTTCATCTTATAATACGACAGGAGCTTTACATAATCCCTCAGAAACGTTAAACTGAAAAATTTTCTCCCGTCGTCCAGGACAAACCCTCTTACTTTGAATTGGGGATAATCCCTCGCAGTTCCTTGAGGAATATTTTTTGACCTTGACAATAACTGCAACAGCGTTCTTGTTCCCCAAAACAGTCCTTGATATGCCGTTGCGCTTATTTTAATTTTATCGCTTACAGAAAAATAATAACCTTCGCTGCCAATTGAACGGTCTTTTTCTTTCAGGGATAAACAGATATCGCCCTTCTGCGCTTTGGCGTCTGCGATTTGCAGATGTAACCCTGTTACTTCTTTAATATCTTTTTGTAAGATTGTGGCGGCTTGCATCGTTTCTTTGGAAGATGCATCGGCAATAATCCTTATGGCCGATGAGAAAATATACTCTCCTTTGTCGCCGTACCATTCCTGCAACGAGGGAATTATGAAAGGTTTTGGATTGGTTCCTTCATCTGTATATTTACCGGAAACGTTTATTTTTTTTGAAATATCCGTAATATCTGTATCGTTTTTTTCATTTACAAGATTCAGGTACAATTCAACATCGGTATTCACCAACGGAACATGCACATCGCCTGCGGTATCGATAATTGACGAATGGTCGCTGCCCTTGTATATTAATTTATAGCCTGCAGGAGCAGCGGGCAACTCGATTTTATTTTGGCCGATAGTTATTTTTTGCGAAAGACTTTGTATAACGCTGTCGCCGGTTTGCGCCTTTGACTGGTTCGTTATTAATAACACTGCCGTTAATAGTACTTGATGCCTAAGAAAATATTTCATAAAGAAGTATTTAGAGATACTTACCAATCTCCGCCGGCTATAAAAATAAAAGTGTTACAACAAAAAACAGCAGAATCAGAAAGAAATCCGGACAAACGATTGTGTAGCAGTTTCCTTACCGGTTATTATCTGCATATCGGATAAGTCACGTTTTTCAGTATGAAAAATCTGATAAACCCTGAAATAAATAAGTTTCACTGTAATTACACAAAGCTGACAGAGATAGTATTCCAATATGCGGACACGCTATTTCCGACACGGAACGCGCGATTAACGGCATGCAATACATTATTCCTATGGTGGAATACGCGTATTGTATAACCAAACTGTGCCGAAGCGTAACGGAATTCGCGTGTTTTATTACGCAACAGCGGTTGAAAAAGCCCGCCCACAGGGAGCAGGCTTGTTTTATGGCAAAGGGTATGCTATTGTTTTTATAACCTCCCATAATATCGGATTTGTGCGAACACAACCACAGCATTAATATTTATTCTTACGGATTAAGAAAAGTATAAGTTTCATTCATAACATCTCCGTAAGGATCTTGCCACCAGGCAGTGATCACACCTGTTTTCGGATTGAAATTATTCCGGAAATCAGAATAACCCGATACGTCTAAGACTGGACAATCCACTGTAACTTTATATGTTGAAAGATCAATATTATATGAAGGCGGGTATGCACTATAACCGGAATAACCAGCCAGATATGCAGCATTTAAACGGAAAGGGTTATCCGTACTGCTTGATAAAATAACAGTTGATGTACCGGAGTTTACATTATTACCGCTTAAAGCTGTCCAAGTATATGTTCCGGCAAAACGATAGTTTACAATTAATGTATCAGGCTTAGAAGTATAAAAAGTATCGGGAGAATTGCTTGATGGTTTATACCCGGATTGGTAGTACACTGTAGAATTGAGTACCATATTTGGAATTTTCATCAGACCACTACTGTCGGCGGGAATGAAAATGGTTTGAACTTTTCCGGATTTATCGGTGTACCAGACCTTAGTAGTAAGGTTTGAGGTATCGGTGTTTGCAAACCAGTTAAGATAAGTTGTGTCATTGCCTCCTCCAAAGTAATCGTAAGTAAATCCTCTGTTGGTAAGATTACTGCTGTATATCGAACCGTATACAACTGCATTCTGCAATTCTACGGGTATTGACTTGTTTCCTTTCGCATCATAAGAATAAATACTAATTGTATATACATCCGTCTCGGAAAGGTTATCAATAAAAACGCTGTCAAGCCCGGTTTTTCCGGAAGGAGGAGTGTACGACATAGAATCGGCTCCGCCGCCGTTGTTCCAGTAAATTTCATACTTCACTACCGACGGGTCAACCTGTGGACCCCAAACCAACAGCAATCTGTTCAGTCCGCCGTATGCGTGTAAATCCGGCGCAGTAGCGGGATATACATCCTGCCCGTAAGCGTAGTATTTACGATAGTCAGTAGACTTGGTACACGCCTGCAATAAAAGCGCGACACTGAAAATAATTAAACCCGATATTTTTATATTCTTCATATCTTCTGTATTAAAGCTTTAAATAAATTTGATAAGATTACCACGCAGTATTACCATAAAATGTAAGCTCTGCAGTAATGTTATTGGTAATACCGGTATAGCTGTCCAACGCTTCAAATCGGATGTATCTTACCGGCGGGTTTTGCGAACTGAGA from Arachidicoccus sp. BS20 encodes the following:
- a CDS encoding alpha-L-fucosidase — protein: MMNKKILFAFLLTFCLFVTVISAQKIAPPKPYGVLPNENQLNWQENNLYAFIHFGLNTFTDKEWGYGDEDPALFNPKHFDADQIVRSIKQGGFTGIVLTCKHHDGFCLWPTKTTEHNITKSPFRNGKGDLVKEIEEACRKYGLRFGVYLSPWDRNNPSYGTQDYVNKIYREQLKELLTNYGPVFEIWHDGANGGDGYYGGAREERKIDRTTYYNWPSVWQLERKLQPHALIFGDIGADLRWVGNEQGYAGIPCWQTFTPISNIPGKAPSNGTIKSELSTNGTRNGRYWMPAESDLSIRPGWFWHQSQNDKVRSVADLWKHYLVTVGRGAALILNVPPDRDGLVYKTDSINLKEFGDVLKETFAVNLAKGARIKASNVRGNDNKHYGTKNLLDNDQFSYWATDDDIHTPQLTITLPEARTFDIIRLKENTKLGQRIDSVSIDAFIDNQWQNIAGANSIGSERLVLLNKKITTNKLRLTVVKSPVCVALSDFALFSQPDLSEYETVRKKEKTVSKSDWKITNIKNANAIIDNNSATFWQSNNANFPQNVIVDLGKTKTISSFSYLPRQDNQTGGIIDRYELSASADGKTWSKLSSGEFSNIKASLNLQTVTFSATVNARYFKFGILHTVDNQSPTIAELGFE
- a CDS encoding DUF4998 domain-containing protein, whose translation is MKNIKISGLIIFSVALLLQACTKSTDYRKYYAYGQDVYPATAPDLHAYGGLNRLLLVWGPQVDPSVVKYEIYWNNGGGADSMSYTPPSGKTGLDSVFIDNLSETDVYTISIYSYDAKGNKSIPVELQNAVVYGSIYSSNLTNRGFTYDYFGGGNDTTYLNWFANTDTSNLTTKVWYTDKSGKVQTIFIPADSSGLMKIPNMVLNSTVYYQSGYKPSSNSPDTFYTSKPDTLIVNYRFAGTYTWTALSGNNVNSGTSTVILSSSTDNPFRLNAAYLAGYSGYSAYPPSYNIDLSTYKVTVDCPVLDVSGYSDFRNNFNPKTGVITAWWQDPYGDVMNETYTFLNP
- a CDS encoding family 20 glycosylhydrolase encodes the protein MKYFLRHQVLLTAVLLITNQSKAQTGDSVIQSLSQKITIGQNKIELPAAPAGYKLIYKGSDHSSIIDTAGDVHVPLVNTDVELYLNLVNEKNDTDITDISKKINVSGKYTDEGTNPKPFIIPSLQEWYGDKGEYIFSSAIRIIADASSKETMQAATILQKDIKEVTGLHLQIADAKAQKGDICLSLKEKDRSIGSEGYYFSVSDKIKISATAYQGLFWGTRTLLQLLSRSKNIPQGTARDYPQFKVRGFVLDDGRKFFSLTFLRDYVKLLSYYKMNDFQIHLNDNGFNSFFGYNWDSTYSAFRLENESFPGLTAKDGSYTKQEFRDLQKLADEYGVNIVPEIDVPAHSLAFTKAVPAIGSKEYGRDHLDLHNPLTDSVIQQVFREYLEGPHPVFTGPAVNIGTDEYNKKDAEAYRAFTDRMIKFVQSYGKEVRMWGGLTWSPGKTPVRSKGVTIDIWSKDFSEPREMKRLGFRQISTPDAWLYIVPAAGYYYDYLDLKKLYNEWSPLVSVGNVHFKAGDPTIEGAAFAEWNDVVGNGVSEKDVNDRVFPAVQVLSQKMWNGNKPKMAFDAFKDSSLLVGEGPGLNIRGRLPDSTLYFSFDKAGKQIKTVNASFVKGLKGHALLFDGKNSYAELLVTEAGYNYTVSFFINPSGNNNDNASIFSSPDAVLKLKQGNSGLMGFSRDGYNFSFNYAVPANVWTHIVIAGTNKGTDLYVNGKLQDHLYDHFIQFHDKDSTKRRLVETLFFPLQQVGGFNGKIDELKIWNRVLSETEIRNMN